From the genome of Thermococcus chitonophagus, one region includes:
- a CDS encoding 30S ribosomal protein S19e — MATVYDVPGDLLVERVAQRLKEIPQIKPPEWAPFVKTGRHKERLPEQEDWWYYRVASILRRVYIDGPVGIERLRTYYGGRKNRGHAPERFYKAGGSIIRKALQQLEAAGFVEKVPGRGRVITPKGRSFLDKIATELKKELEEVIPELKKY; from the coding sequence ATGGCGACAGTTTATGATGTTCCCGGTGATCTTTTGGTTGAGAGGGTCGCTCAGAGGCTTAAGGAAATTCCCCAGATAAAGCCTCCAGAGTGGGCGCCGTTCGTCAAGACCGGAAGACACAAGGAGAGGCTCCCAGAGCAGGAAGACTGGTGGTACTATAGGGTGGCTTCAATCCTCAGGAGGGTATACATCGACGGTCCTGTCGGTATTGAGAGGCTCAGGACGTACTACGGTGGAAGGAAGAACAGGGGACATGCTCCAGAGAGGTTCTACAAGGCAGGAGGTAGCATTATCAGGAAGGCCCTCCAGCAGTTGGAAGCTGCAGGCTTCGTTGAGAAAGTTCCGGGCAGGGGCAGGGTTATCACTCCAAAGGGCAGGAGCTTCCTTGATAAGATAGCTACTGAGCTTAAGAAGGAGCTTGAGGAAGTTATTCCTGAGCTCAAGAAGTACTGA
- a CDS encoding DUF447 domain-containing protein produces the protein MIREFFPVEGKTYEVLLITSSNLTPIGVVRESNILEFTIFEGKSYHDLLRNSEAVIQVVDDVELLVSLAFNVFPRLKFGKCKEVSLRKIEGYSWIEGYAQCKRTIISDFLGSSRALKCRLQPVAVGVTKTVPRAISRADNALLELGVFASRLLVARRRGIKADDLEEKVNYLYKMYKKLGGKSKIAEVIYNLSRRESCEG, from the coding sequence ATGATAAGGGAATTTTTTCCGGTTGAGGGAAAGACGTATGAAGTCCTCCTGATTACTTCTTCCAATTTGACCCCAATTGGAGTTGTGAGGGAAAGTAACATCCTTGAGTTCACGATATTTGAGGGGAAAAGCTACCATGATCTTCTTAGAAATAGTGAAGCTGTAATTCAGGTAGTGGATGATGTAGAGTTGTTAGTGTCTTTGGCTTTTAACGTATTCCCCAGGCTGAAGTTTGGTAAATGCAAGGAGGTGTCTCTTAGAAAAATCGAGGGATATTCCTGGATTGAGGGATACGCTCAGTGTAAACGAACAATTATTTCAGATTTTTTGGGAAGTAGCAGAGCGCTGAAGTGCAGGCTTCAGCCCGTAGCAGTGGGAGTCACGAAAACTGTTCCTCGCGCGATAAGTAGAGCGGACAACGCTTTACTCGAGTTGGGAGTTTTTGCCAGCAGGTTGCTCGTCGCAAGACGGAGGGGAATTAAAGCGGACGACCTTGAGGAAAAAGTGAACTACCTGTATAAAATGTACAAAAAGCTTGGAGGGAAGTCAAAAATAGCCGAAGTAATATACAACCTCTCTAGGCGAGAATCATGTGAAGGGTAG
- a CDS encoding DEAD/DEAH box helicase, which translates to MHILLKKAIKERFGKLNPLQLEAFKVIARDKKSVLIVAPTGSGKTEAAIIPALDVILQENLPPISVLYIAPLKALNRDLLERLRWWGEKLGLRVEVRHGDTPYSRRARQVKNPPHILIITPETLPIILTMKSLRPFLKNIRFVIVDEVVELVDNKRGAQLSLNLERLALIADFLRIGLSATVGNEREIMEWLKAQEIVKPRIKKRYKVTVLYPKPKEEDKELAEKLKVPLEVAARLRVLWEIVEKYNRALIFVNTRQFAEILAHRLKIWGKPVEVHHGSLSKEARIEAERKLKEGEIKALICTSSMELGIDIGDVDVVIQYMSPRQVNRLIQRAGRSRHRLWEVSEAYIIATSPEDYLQSLVIAKRAMEGKLESVRPYKNALDVLAHFIVGLLIEYREIKLNEPYRLAKEAYPYRDLKWEEYLEVVKLLEDAGIVKVVNDILKLGRRSYKYYFENLSTIPDEVSYLVLDVGSGKIVGRLDENFVMEIEEGSEFIMHGRSWFVIEISEDGRIIKVRESGNVEGAIPSWEGELIPVPYEVAIEVGRLKRMLLYEVDKAMEIMKGVNIDPGDLESIREELVSDKFSTDRDVIIEVLKKVAIIHADFGNKINEALARYVWSLLSLKYGMVFSIRSYAHAIVIWAPFTLNPEEIKELLLVRGRVEDIVIRGIKFSPIYKWKMLNVARRIGALSKTARIRSVEKLFEGSIIEKETLNEILQEKIDINGASRVLSKMERGEIRVRGFITEKPSKVASQYLQYSGEFLLTIPLDEKEIEDMFYRSLLEKELVFVCTNCGWSWRTKVGRVMDREDIKCPKCGSVMLAPLHPLDAESFTKALKKIRQGKSPTKEEERSYLKGLKASDLFRVYGKHALLALATYGVGVEGASRVLGSVPSSKLIKELMKLEKMYIKTRKFWD; encoded by the coding sequence ATGCACATACTCTTAAAGAAGGCTATCAAAGAAAGATTTGGTAAATTGAATCCCTTACAACTTGAAGCGTTTAAGGTGATTGCTAGGGATAAAAAGAGTGTTCTGATAGTGGCACCTACAGGAAGCGGCAAAACAGAGGCGGCGATAATTCCAGCGCTTGATGTCATCCTCCAAGAGAACTTACCTCCGATTTCTGTCCTGTATATTGCTCCCCTCAAGGCACTAAACAGGGATCTTTTGGAGAGGCTTAGGTGGTGGGGAGAGAAGCTGGGATTGAGGGTGGAAGTCAGGCATGGGGACACCCCATATTCTAGGAGAGCAAGACAGGTTAAGAATCCCCCTCACATCTTAATTATAACCCCCGAGACACTTCCAATAATCTTGACCATGAAATCTCTGAGGCCGTTCTTGAAGAACATCAGGTTCGTTATAGTTGACGAAGTAGTTGAATTGGTGGATAACAAGAGAGGTGCCCAGCTTTCCCTGAACCTAGAGCGTTTGGCACTAATTGCCGATTTCCTTAGGATAGGTCTATCTGCAACTGTCGGAAATGAAAGAGAGATAATGGAATGGCTGAAAGCCCAAGAAATAGTCAAGCCCAGGATAAAAAAGAGGTACAAGGTTACCGTTCTTTATCCCAAGCCTAAGGAGGAGGATAAAGAACTCGCGGAGAAGCTGAAGGTTCCCTTAGAAGTCGCAGCTAGGCTTAGAGTTTTGTGGGAAATTGTTGAGAAATACAATCGGGCGCTGATATTTGTCAATACGAGACAGTTTGCCGAGATTCTGGCCCATAGGCTGAAGATATGGGGAAAACCTGTTGAGGTTCACCATGGTAGTTTATCAAAGGAGGCTAGAATTGAAGCGGAAAGGAAGCTCAAAGAGGGGGAGATAAAGGCACTAATATGTACATCATCTATGGAGCTTGGGATCGATATAGGTGATGTTGATGTTGTTATCCAGTACATGAGCCCCAGGCAGGTGAATAGGTTAATTCAAAGAGCTGGAAGGAGCAGGCACAGGCTTTGGGAGGTTAGTGAGGCGTACATCATTGCAACCAGCCCTGAAGACTATCTACAGAGCCTAGTGATAGCTAAAAGGGCTATGGAAGGGAAATTAGAGAGTGTGAGGCCATATAAGAATGCCCTAGATGTTCTAGCCCATTTTATAGTGGGACTGCTCATCGAATATAGAGAAATAAAGCTTAATGAACCCTATAGGCTTGCAAAGGAAGCATATCCCTATCGCGATCTGAAGTGGGAGGAGTATCTCGAGGTCGTTAAACTGCTTGAAGATGCCGGGATAGTTAAGGTCGTCAATGATATCCTGAAACTTGGTAGGAGATCTTACAAGTATTATTTTGAGAACTTATCAACGATTCCTGACGAAGTCAGCTATTTAGTGCTTGACGTGGGCTCTGGCAAGATAGTTGGCAGGTTAGATGAGAACTTCGTAATGGAAATCGAAGAAGGATCGGAGTTTATAATGCACGGTAGGAGCTGGTTTGTGATTGAGATTAGCGAAGATGGGAGGATCATAAAGGTTAGAGAAAGCGGCAATGTGGAAGGGGCCATCCCTAGTTGGGAAGGTGAACTTATCCCAGTTCCATATGAAGTTGCTATTGAAGTTGGAAGGCTGAAGAGAATGCTTCTGTATGAAGTTGACAAGGCAATGGAGATTATGAAGGGTGTCAATATAGATCCTGGGGATCTAGAATCAATTAGGGAAGAGCTTGTTTCAGATAAATTTTCAACAGATAGAGACGTTATAATAGAGGTTCTCAAGAAAGTGGCAATCATCCATGCAGATTTTGGAAATAAAATTAATGAGGCCCTTGCTAGATACGTATGGAGCTTGCTCTCACTAAAGTATGGCATGGTGTTTTCCATTAGGTCATACGCTCATGCCATAGTTATTTGGGCTCCCTTCACTCTGAATCCTGAGGAGATAAAGGAGTTGTTATTAGTAAGAGGTCGTGTGGAGGATATAGTGATTAGAGGGATAAAGTTTAGCCCAATTTACAAATGGAAGATGCTGAATGTTGCCAGAAGGATTGGTGCGCTCTCTAAAACTGCGAGAATTAGAAGCGTTGAAAAATTATTTGAAGGGTCAATAATAGAGAAAGAAACCCTTAATGAGATCCTTCAGGAAAAAATTGATATCAATGGAGCATCTAGAGTTCTTAGCAAGATGGAGAGGGGAGAAATAAGGGTCAGAGGATTCATCACGGAAAAACCAAGCAAAGTAGCAAGCCAGTATCTTCAGTATTCTGGGGAGTTTTTGTTGACTATACCCCTTGATGAGAAGGAAATCGAGGACATGTTTTATCGGTCTCTCTTGGAGAAAGAGCTCGTGTTTGTGTGCACAAATTGTGGATGGAGCTGGAGGACTAAGGTGGGCAGAGTAATGGACAGGGAGGATATTAAATGCCCAAAGTGCGGCTCTGTCATGCTTGCTCCCCTTCATCCTCTCGATGCTGAAAGCTTTACTAAGGCCCTTAAAAAGATCCGGCAGGGAAAATCCCCTACCAAAGAGGAGGAAAGGAGCTATCTAAAGGGACTAAAGGCTTCAGACCTTTTTAGAGTATATGGTAAGCATGCCCTTTTGGCGCTAGCAACGTATGGGGTTGGCGTTGAGGGGGCATCTAGGGTTCTTGGCAGTGTCCCAAGTAGTAAGCTGATTAAAGAGCTAATGAAGTTAGAAAAGATGTACATAAAGACCAGAAAGTTCTGGGATTGA
- a CDS encoding PRC-barrel domain-containing protein has translation MVRIRASKLRDVELITDTGIRLGWVYDILFDEDGSQGEKGEILAILADPDEDLDTSSFVVTEDGLIVIPMRAVKSIGEVIVVDSNELAKVARAK, from the coding sequence ATGGTCAGGATAAGAGCTTCCAAACTAAGGGACGTTGAGCTTATAACGGACACGGGAATCAGGTTGGGATGGGTGTATGATATTCTATTCGATGAAGATGGGAGTCAGGGAGAAAAAGGGGAAATACTTGCGATTCTTGCGGATCCCGATGAAGATCTTGATACGAGTTCATTCGTTGTGACAGAGGATGGGCTCATAGTAATCCCAATGAGGGCCGTGAAGAGCATTGGGGAGGTAATAGTTGTCGACTCAAACGAGCTTGCAAAAGTTGCGAGGGCAAAATGA
- a CDS encoding Ig-like domain-containing protein has protein sequence MKVMSKAIISCLVALALANVVIAQPILVLTVYPKEIEGKPGDIVSFNVLLKNVGNSSAENVTVFVFDRIKGILFTQGFIKNIPPNTTANITLKAYLLKPEAGVYTIKIVGRVGNYLSEDYLRLKVRSVINYTLGITGERKIVYGNNASLTLSINSNSNVLLYGDAKLIIMKDGRVLKVLSYKPMIEPWGYWRKRITLQDLKIGNYTAIFTANFYNRIKNTTFHFEVFRRPLKYRAYFLNGNIIVEVTEKEKPVEGIKVRIGNETFYTDENGIVKFPVSSPGTYVIWVDLDGLLSQSVITVEKPIIVPSIENSTLLVRVFNSVGDPLSNITVKVSSQKGEFYNITDSNGTCLFNLKSIGYGMIKIETISSRYLPSEYSLEVKPPVQKPTTSTTPTPTQPPTTTNTKPQKTETGIATSITTTPTPEKTGIDKVLVALLLSFAVILSISSYIAFFRPIIVEDNVGKYHFIRVKAPRFIPLKNFTYEKLASVKEVWAEKGDVKVEGNKVVWHIEELEPGEEATLHMILA, from the coding sequence ATGAAAGTCATGAGTAAGGCAATAATTTCGTGTCTGGTAGCTTTAGCGCTTGCCAACGTTGTTATTGCCCAACCAATACTAGTTCTCACTGTTTATCCAAAGGAGATTGAAGGAAAGCCGGGAGATATAGTGAGCTTCAACGTCCTTTTAAAGAACGTTGGGAATTCTTCTGCCGAAAATGTCACTGTCTTTGTATTTGACAGAATAAAGGGTATACTGTTCACGCAGGGCTTCATAAAGAACATACCCCCCAACACTACAGCCAATATAACGCTTAAGGCATACTTGCTCAAACCAGAAGCTGGAGTTTATACCATTAAAATCGTCGGAAGGGTTGGCAATTACCTCTCAGAGGACTACCTTCGTTTAAAGGTCAGGTCTGTTATAAACTATACCCTTGGCATTACAGGGGAGAGGAAGATTGTGTATGGAAATAATGCATCACTAACATTATCCATAAACTCCAATTCAAACGTTCTTCTTTATGGCGATGCAAAGCTAATAATAATGAAGGACGGGCGTGTTCTAAAGGTACTTAGCTACAAGCCGATGATAGAGCCGTGGGGATACTGGAGAAAGAGAATCACACTACAGGATTTGAAGATAGGTAACTACACCGCGATATTTACCGCTAACTTTTACAACAGGATTAAGAACACGACATTCCATTTTGAAGTCTTCAGAAGGCCGTTGAAGTATAGGGCCTATTTCTTAAACGGAAATATAATCGTTGAAGTAACAGAGAAGGAAAAGCCTGTAGAAGGAATTAAGGTTCGTATAGGAAATGAGACATTTTATACAGACGAAAATGGAATTGTAAAGTTCCCAGTGTCCTCCCCAGGGACGTATGTGATCTGGGTAGATCTGGATGGCCTGCTATCCCAAAGCGTGATCACGGTGGAGAAGCCGATAATAGTCCCAAGCATTGAAAACTCTACCTTATTGGTAAGGGTCTTTAATTCGGTCGGCGATCCGCTAAGCAATATTACCGTAAAAGTTTCCTCTCAGAAGGGGGAGTTCTATAATATAACGGACAGCAATGGAACTTGCCTGTTTAACTTGAAGAGCATTGGTTATGGAATGATAAAGATAGAGACAATAAGCTCGAGGTACCTGCCCTCAGAGTACTCGCTAGAGGTGAAGCCTCCTGTCCAAAAACCAACAACTTCTACAACCCCCACCCCCACTCAACCGCCAACAACTACCAATACCAAACCTCAAAAGACGGAGACTGGTATAGCGACAAGTATAACAACAACTCCTACCCCCGAAAAAACCGGAATTGATAAAGTGCTAGTCGCACTTCTACTTTCATTTGCCGTGATCCTGAGTATAAGCTCATACATAGCATTCTTCAGACCCATAATAGTTGAGGACAATGTGGGCAAGTACCACTTCATCCGAGTGAAGGCGCCAAGGTTCATTCCGCTGAAGAACTTTACGTATGAAAAGCTTGCTAGTGTAAAGGAGGTATGGGCAGAAAAAGGAGATGTTAAAGTTGAAGGCAACAAGGTAGTATGGCATATTGAAGAGCTAGAGCCAGGAGAAGAAGCTACCCTTCACATGATTCTCGCCTAG
- the hjc gene encoding Holliday junction resolvase Hjc — translation MYRKGANAERELIRMLERHGFAVIRSAGSKKVDLIAGNGKRYLCIEVKSTRKNEIYLKEKEVKQILEFSRKFGGIPILAVKFIGRGWRFIPIEECQSIKLNAEGGFPLEVIIGIQKTLGEQNESHE, via the coding sequence ATGTATAGGAAAGGTGCCAATGCCGAAAGGGAATTAATAAGGATGCTCGAACGACACGGGTTTGCTGTAATAAGATCGGCTGGTAGCAAGAAAGTTGATCTCATTGCCGGCAATGGAAAGAGATATCTCTGTATAGAGGTTAAATCGACGAGAAAAAATGAGATATACCTTAAAGAAAAGGAGGTTAAGCAGATACTTGAGTTTTCAAGAAAATTTGGCGGCATTCCGATACTAGCCGTTAAGTTCATTGGAAGAGGATGGAGGTTCATTCCAATAGAGGAATGCCAGAGCATCAAGCTCAACGCTGAAGGTGGCTTTCCCTTGGAGGTTATTATTGGGATACAGAAAACATTAGGTGAGCAAAATGAAAGTCATGAGTAA
- a CDS encoding COG1361 family protein: MKKVGALILLLVISSSLFIPSVKAGTYYSKLSTVGLKLGGAIKFGDYEVQFRDVSSDWSSVRIDLYQGGERVAYFLLKEGEEGYYPSKDNPKLIIKVSGIWEDRGVVYITLSTPMKVLEDNLVLSEGKSYTLPSLFPRYKFTVVDIPADNEVKMKVTYPDGSSVYKILDKDSPISVGYKVSSDLTQSPVVVVELVKATKNDEAVVNIYVPELFFTNPQIINPGEEEQTVQVNETEIVQLVYDGLLYKGETLTLEYNATTYKLNLVSVGYYSSFKLLDSKGKTLESFTIREGTGYTCTKAPIRVEIPPNGVDLAYNRTYVKVYTPVGGFAKPIIREAKVVAELSVNQKSLLLGGDELIVFIKVKNLGKGNAFRVKVIAPVPNNFELRSGIGAWVLSRLEPFSEMPVLVYTLKPKAVGTYTLGPVIVEYYDEAGRKVTIKSNVIEKINVYALPKVTVKVLGLSNSTWSTFVKTQANSTIKLRFEVSATGNNPKYEFIKNATLLVNLGDFLDGKDKIPIGIIKGGEEKVIDGQYLVLKEGAYPLSVSLKYQDPLGNWHTVEYPNVLLIDSIPPKVKVLVKTETKVVEKTPKAEELPGLVESLLKQQSNPTPLAMKIQNITSKFLPPQHETNYKLIATILGILAVVFGTVAVGTGYYMVKYREELRKLKAKKKRPRPGGLPKKPEDKEEVGEIKVLQ, from the coding sequence ATGAAAAAGGTTGGGGCTTTAATTCTGCTCTTGGTAATCTCATCTAGTCTCTTCATCCCAAGTGTTAAGGCAGGGACTTACTACTCGAAGCTTTCGACTGTAGGCCTAAAATTAGGAGGTGCAATAAAATTTGGCGACTATGAAGTGCAATTCAGAGATGTGTCAAGTGATTGGAGTAGTGTTAGAATAGACCTATACCAAGGAGGAGAGCGCGTTGCTTATTTCCTGTTGAAAGAAGGAGAAGAGGGATACTACCCATCTAAGGACAATCCGAAACTTATAATCAAAGTGTCTGGAATATGGGAGGACAGAGGTGTTGTATACATAACCCTCTCAACTCCAATGAAAGTACTTGAAGATAATCTTGTTCTTAGTGAGGGTAAGTCTTATACCTTGCCTTCCTTGTTCCCTAGGTACAAGTTTACGGTTGTTGACATTCCTGCGGACAATGAGGTTAAGATGAAAGTGACCTATCCTGACGGATCCTCAGTGTATAAGATACTCGATAAAGACTCACCGATTTCAGTAGGATATAAAGTGTCTAGCGACCTGACTCAATCTCCTGTCGTTGTGGTGGAGTTAGTTAAAGCGACAAAAAATGATGAGGCGGTTGTGAACATATATGTTCCTGAGCTCTTCTTTACGAATCCACAGATAATAAATCCGGGAGAAGAGGAGCAGACAGTTCAAGTTAATGAAACTGAAATCGTTCAGCTAGTTTATGATGGCCTGCTTTACAAAGGGGAAACCCTGACATTGGAGTATAACGCAACCACCTACAAGCTAAACCTTGTCAGCGTTGGATACTACTCAAGTTTCAAACTCTTGGACTCCAAGGGGAAGACCTTAGAATCTTTCACGATAAGGGAGGGAACCGGATATACTTGCACAAAAGCCCCAATAAGGGTTGAGATACCACCCAACGGCGTTGATCTCGCATATAACAGAACATATGTAAAAGTCTACACCCCTGTAGGAGGATTCGCAAAGCCTATAATCAGAGAGGCCAAAGTTGTTGCTGAGCTTAGTGTTAACCAGAAGTCCCTATTACTAGGTGGCGATGAGCTTATTGTTTTCATAAAGGTAAAGAACCTCGGGAAAGGAAACGCATTCAGGGTTAAGGTTATAGCCCCTGTTCCGAATAACTTTGAATTGAGAAGTGGGATTGGGGCTTGGGTGCTCAGCAGACTCGAACCGTTCTCTGAAATGCCTGTGCTTGTTTACACCCTCAAGCCAAAAGCCGTTGGGACTTACACACTGGGGCCGGTTATAGTTGAATATTATGACGAAGCAGGAAGAAAGGTAACCATAAAGTCCAATGTTATTGAGAAAATCAACGTGTATGCGTTGCCTAAGGTGACGGTAAAGGTTCTTGGTTTATCGAACTCTACTTGGTCAACTTTCGTTAAGACTCAAGCAAATTCTACCATTAAGCTTAGGTTTGAAGTCTCAGCTACCGGTAACAATCCGAAATATGAATTTATAAAGAACGCAACCCTATTGGTTAACTTAGGAGACTTCCTTGATGGAAAAGATAAGATACCAATAGGGATCATAAAAGGTGGCGAAGAGAAAGTTATTGATGGTCAGTATCTTGTACTCAAGGAGGGGGCATATCCTCTAAGCGTGAGTTTGAAGTATCAGGACCCACTAGGGAACTGGCATACCGTTGAGTATCCAAACGTTCTCCTAATAGACAGCATACCCCCGAAGGTCAAAGTACTTGTAAAGACCGAAACTAAAGTAGTTGAGAAAACACCAAAAGCTGAAGAACTTCCAGGCCTTGTGGAAAGCTTATTAAAGCAGCAGAGTAATCCAACTCCCCTCGCTATGAAGATACAGAACATAACGTCCAAATTCTTGCCACCACAGCATGAGACTAACTATAAACTAATTGCCACAATTCTTGGCATCCTTGCAGTAGTGTTTGGTACTGTGGCTGTTGGAACTGGGTATTATATGGTAAAGTACAGAGAAGAACTCAGAAAGTTAAAGGCAAAGAAGAAGAGACCAAGGCCAGGAGGTCTTCCAAAGAAACCAGAGGATAAAGAGGAAGTTGGAGAGATAAAAGTGCTTCAGTGA
- a CDS encoding YhbY family RNA-binding protein: MVTKRLPGKIRRALRARYYDIEPRAWIGKRGLEESVIKEIKTQLARTGVLKVEIRKGALIATKMTRKEIAEKVAELTDSELLEVRGKRFILFKPREGWERYLKRLQMKEQSKKRVKEEPVRKIKLDILEFRKKFKRGRG; this comes from the coding sequence ATGGTTACTAAAAGACTACCGGGCAAGATTAGGCGAGCCCTTAGGGCGAGATATTATGATATTGAACCTAGAGCGTGGATTGGAAAGAGAGGACTAGAGGAAAGCGTAATAAAGGAAATTAAAACTCAGCTGGCGAGAACTGGAGTACTCAAGGTTGAAATTAGGAAAGGAGCTTTGATAGCAACAAAAATGACGAGGAAGGAGATAGCTGAAAAGGTCGCAGAGCTAACCGACAGTGAACTCTTGGAAGTTAGGGGCAAAAGGTTTATATTATTCAAGCCGAGAGAGGGTTGGGAAAGGTATTTAAAGAGGCTCCAGATGAAGGAGCAATCAAAGAAGAGGGTTAAAGAAGAACCCGTTCGCAAGATCAAGCTTGATATCCTCGAGTTCAGGAAGAAATTCAAAAGAGGGAGGGGTTGA
- a CDS encoding pyridoxal phosphate-dependent aminotransferase: MIKASKRALSIEYAIRDVVLPARELEKKGIKVIRLNIGDPVKFDFQPPEHMKEAYCKAIKDGHNYYGDSEGLLELREAIVEREKKKNGVDITPEDVRVTAAVTEALQLLFGALLDPGDEVLIPGPSYPPYTGLVKFLGGVPVEYRTVEEDGWQPDIDDLRRKITERTKAIAVINPNNPTGALYEKKTLKEILNVAGEYDIPVISDEIYDLMTYEGKHVSPGSLTKDVPVIVMNGLSKVYFATGWRLGYLYYVDPENKLAEIREAVDKLARIRICPNTPAQFAAIAGLTGSMDYLEEYMKKLKERRDYIYKRLNEIPGISTTKPQGAFYIFPKIEDGPWKDDKEFVLDVLHNAHVLFVHGSGFGEYGRGHFRAVFLPPVEILEEAMDRFEKFMRERLSS; the protein is encoded by the coding sequence GAATTAAGGTTATAAGACTGAACATTGGCGACCCAGTGAAGTTTGACTTTCAGCCCCCTGAGCACATGAAGGAGGCATACTGTAAGGCAATTAAGGATGGCCACAACTACTATGGAGATAGTGAGGGTCTTCTCGAGCTGAGAGAGGCTATAGTCGAGAGGGAGAAAAAGAAGAATGGAGTTGACATAACTCCTGAGGATGTAAGAGTGACTGCAGCAGTTACTGAGGCGCTACAGCTGTTATTTGGCGCGCTCTTGGATCCTGGAGATGAGGTCTTGATCCCAGGTCCGAGCTATCCTCCATACACTGGTTTGGTTAAGTTCCTGGGAGGCGTTCCCGTAGAGTACAGGACGGTTGAGGAGGACGGATGGCAGCCTGACATCGATGACCTAAGAAGGAAGATAACCGAAAGAACAAAGGCGATAGCCGTCATAAATCCAAACAATCCAACTGGAGCCCTCTACGAAAAGAAAACATTAAAAGAAATCCTCAACGTTGCAGGAGAGTATGACATTCCTGTTATAAGTGATGAGATATATGACCTTATGACGTATGAGGGCAAGCATGTATCCCCAGGATCCCTGACCAAGGATGTCCCGGTTATAGTGATGAACGGCCTCTCAAAGGTCTACTTTGCCACTGGATGGAGGCTTGGCTACCTCTACTACGTTGATCCTGAGAATAAGCTCGCCGAGATAAGGGAAGCGGTCGATAAGCTGGCAAGGATAAGAATCTGCCCAAACACTCCCGCTCAATTTGCGGCCATAGCAGGCTTAACTGGATCAATGGACTACCTTGAAGAGTACATGAAAAAGCTGAAGGAGAGGAGGGACTACATCTACAAGAGACTAAACGAGATCCCGGGAATATCCACCACTAAGCCCCAGGGTGCCTTCTACATATTCCCCAAGATAGAGGATGGCCCCTGGAAGGACGATAAGGAGTTTGTTCTAGATGTTCTGCACAATGCCCATGTCCTCTTTGTCCATGGCTCTGGCTTTGGCGAGTACGGAAGAGGCCACTTCAGGGCGGTGTTCTTGCCACCAGTTGAAATCCTTGAGGAGGCCATGGATAGGTTTGAGAAGTTCATGAGGGAAAGGCTAAGCTCTTGA
- a CDS encoding chymotrypsin family serine protease, whose translation MIGKRYSAEQPIGGRVYKVGRTTGETYGSIINKCVTLVVEYRKEEQLKYGYPPVAYFYCQMEANYYAADGDSGAPVFYSYRNVAAELYGIHVGVTKTGSSIYSPIDGIEKDLRITLDITGG comes from the coding sequence GTGATTGGAAAGAGGTATTCCGCTGAGCAACCCATTGGCGGGAGAGTATATAAAGTTGGTAGAACAACTGGAGAAACTTATGGCTCAATAATAAATAAGTGTGTGACACTTGTAGTGGAATACAGAAAGGAAGAACAACTTAAGTATGGATATCCACCCGTCGCTTACTTTTATTGTCAAATGGAAGCTAACTATTATGCTGCAGATGGCGATAGTGGAGCTCCAGTTTTCTACAGTTATAGAAATGTAGCTGCAGAACTTTACGGTATACATGTGGGGGTTACAAAAACGGGCTCCTCTATATATAGCCCAATAGACGGGATTGAAAAGGACTTAAGAATAACCCTTGACATTACTGGGGGATGA